The genome window TGCAAAGCAAAAGCCCGTCATTGCGCTGAAGGTCGGGCGTTTCGAAGCGGGACAAAAAGCCGCTGCATCCCACACGGGCGCGCTGGCGGCATCTGACACCGCCTTCGATGCCGCCTTCGAAAAAGCGGGCGTGCTGCGTGCTGAAACCGCCGGGCAGATGTTCGATTGGGCGCGGGCACTGGAGAATTGTCCGCTGCCGAGGGGGAACCGCATCGGGATTTTGACCAACGCAGGCGGACCCGGCGTCATTGCCGCCGACGCACTCGAACGGGAGGGGCTGGTTCTTGCCCATTTGAACGACTCCACGCTGGAGGCGTTATCAGCCCTTCTGCCACCCGCCGCCAATATCCACAACCCGGTGGATATGCTCGCCTCCGCCTCGCCCGGGCATTATGCGGAGTGCTTGAACATCCTTTTGAAAGACGAAGATGTGGATGCGGTCATGGTCGTCCTGCCTCCCCCGCCGATGTTCAAAGCGGAGGAAGTGGCAAAGGCGTTGAATGAAGTGATCGGTAAATTTGGGAAACCAGTCGTCATCGCTTTGCTGGGTTCGAGGTTGGTCGAAAAAGCTGCTGCAACGTTCGCAAGTTCAAAGGTTATGACGTATCCGTTCCCTGAGCAGGCGGCCTCCGCGCTGGGGGCGCTGGCAAGGCGGGCAGAATTTATTAAACACAAATGGCATGACCCCCATTCCGGGGGCTTCGCAGTTCAAAGGAAATACCCATTAACCATTAACCATGTTTTCGACACTGAAGAACTGATGAATGTCTACGGCATTCCAACGGAACCCATTAAACTGGCGCGAAACGAAGCCGAAGCCATCGGCATCGCGAACGAACTTGGCTACCCTGTGGTGATGAAGATCGCATCGCCTGATATTTTGCATAAATCCGATGTGGGCGGAGTGTTATTGAATATCAAAGATGCCTCCGTTCTTCAATCCGGCTACGCGCAAATGATGAAGAGGATCGAAAAACTGATTCCCCCGCCAGGCATCGAAGGTGTGCATATCCAACGCCAGATCGTGGAGGGACAGGAAGTCATCGTCGGGATGGTGCGCGATAAACAGTTCGGTCCATTGATGATGTTCGGCTCGGGCGGCGTGGAGGTGGAGGGGCTCAAGGATGTGGCTTTCTGCCTGGGTCCGTTGAATCAGGTTGAGGCGGAGTCCATGATGCGCAGAACGTGGGCGGGGAGAAAACTCAAAGGCTTCCGTAACATCCCGCCTGTGGATCAGGAGGCGGTCAGGGACGTCTTGATCAAGCTATCCCGTCTCGCACATGAGCATGATGAAATCGAAGAGATCGAGATCAACCCGCTGCGCGTGCTGGCGAAGGGCGCGCTGGCGGTGGACATTCGGGTCAAGCATGTTGCATTGCCATAGAAATTATCGTATAGTGTTCCTGAAAGGAGTGAGCCATGGCAGAGAGCGTTTACAAAGTGATCGAACTGGTCGGCACCAGCACGGAATCGTGGGAGAAAGCCGCCGCCGCGGCGGTGGAACGCGCTGCGCAATCCCTGCGCGAACTGCGCGTTGCGGAAATCGTCGAACTGGACATGGTCATTGAAGACGGCAAGGTTGCAACCTACCGCGCCAAAGTGAAGGTGTCTTTCAAGTACGAAAGCGGCGGCTAGCACTTTCTGAGAAAAGGGGACTTTTCATTTCAATATTCCAGTGCAGGACCTCCCCAAAGGAGGTTGTATTTGTTTGCCATTTTATAGAAGGAGACAGCATGACAGCCTACGTTGTTGTAGATATCGACGTGACGGATCCCAAAGGGTATGAGGAATACAAAAGACTCGCCCCGCCTGCGGTTGAGTTGTACGGAGGCAGCTACATCGCGCGCGGAGGGCAGACGGAAACCCTCGAAGGCGAATGGTCGCCAAAACGACTGGTCATTTTACAATTCGAGAGCATCCAGCAGGCAAAAAAGTGGCTCAATTCGTCCGAATACAGCGGGGCAAGAGAACTGCGCCACACATACGCAACATCGAATATGGTTGTGGTCGAAGGGGTTTGATGGAACCCCGTGGATATGATCCTGTGGATATGATCCTGCACATGAATCAACTCGAAACGTTCCTTTCCCAATTCAAAGGGCAGACCATCTCGATTGCCGTGCATGATCTGGAAACAGAAACGGATATTTTGATCAACGCCGATGAAATGATGCACCCCGCCAGCACGATGAAAGTGACGGTGATGATGGAAGTGTTTCGCCAGGCGGGGGCCGGTTTGCTTTCGGCGGACGAACGACTGACGATCCTCAACTCCTTCAAAAGCATCGCGGATGGCAGCGGGTATACGCTCGAAGAAGCGGATGATTCTGAACCCACTCTATATAAACGCATTGGTGAAACCGAAACCATCCGCGAGTTGAACCGCCTGATGATCGTGCGTTCGTCGAACCTTGCCGCAAATCTTTTAATGGAGCGCGTTGGAACCTCACGCGTGGATGCATTCATCAAGGAACTCGGCATCGCGGACATGGCCGTCATCCGCGGGCTGGAGGATAAAAAAGCCCAGCGCCTGAATATCAATAATTCCGCCAGCGCGCACAGTTCCACGCACTTGCTGCGGCTGATCGCGGAAGGCAGGCTCATTTCGAGAGAAGCCTGTGACGAAATGATCGAAGTGATGTCCGGGCAGGCATTCAATGAAAGCATCCCCGCGCTGCTGCCTGCCGATGTGAAAGTGGCGCACAAAACCGGCTGGTCGGATGATTTCTTCCATGACGTCGGCATCGTCTTTCCTTCCGCCCGCAGGCCGTATATCATCTCGCTTTTCACGCGTGGCTTTTCTGAAGATAAAGACGCGCATCACTGCATGGCACAAATCTCAAAGATCATTTATGAAGGGATTGTATGATCACCGTTTCCGATCTCACCCATTACCCCATCAAAGCCTGCCGCGGATTCAATGTGCGGGCATCCAACGTCGAGCGCATGGGACTAGAACACGACCGCCGCATGATGGTCGTCACGCCCGATGGCGGGTTCCTCACCCAGCGCGAACATCCGCGTTTGGCGTTGGTCACGCCGACACTGCGAAACGATTCACTGACGCTTTCCGCGCCAAATTTCGATTCGCTGCAAATCGGGATTCGAAAGTCCGGCACGCCCACGCTGGTTGATATTTGGGCGAGCAAGGACGTGCATGCCATCGATCAGGGTGACCAATCCGCTGCATGGTTTTCGGATTGGCTTGGCATCTCCGTTCGGCTTGTCCATTTTGCGGATGGCTTCAAACGCAGGCTCAATCCAGACTATGCCATCAACTATGATGACCACACTGGATTTGCAGACGGCTACCCCATTTTGATCATTTCGGAAGAATCGCTTCAGGATTTAAACTCGCGGCTTGATTTGCACGTCCCGATGAATCGCTTCCGCCCGAACCTGGTGGTCAAGGGCTGCGAACCGTTTGCAGAGGATTTATGGAAACGAATCAAAATCAACGGAATCGAGATGGCACTGGTCAAGCCGTGCGCGCGTTGTGTGGTGACAACAATTGATAAGGAGTCGCTCGAGCGTAATAAGGAGCCGCTCAAAACATTGGGGGATTACCGCAAACGGGATGGCGGCGCAATGTTCGGGGTGAATGTCATTCCGTTGAGCGAAGGTAACCTCGAAATCGGCATGGAAGTGGAGATTTTGGAATAATGGAACGCATCCTCATTGACATCATCGGCTGGACCGGCACGGTCCTGTATCTCATTGCGTATGGATTGGTCTCTGCCAAAAAAGTGGAAGCGGACTCGTGGGCGTATCAGGGAATGAACTTCGCCGCAGGGACGATGCTCATCATCAACACGCTGTATTTGCAAGCGTATCCGTCCGTGGGGCTGAACGTCGCCTGGGTGGGGATCGCGGTGGTGACGCTGGGTAGAAAAGTTTTACAAAGTAACTCTATTGCCAAAAGGCCTTAAACACAAAGGACACGAGGGCTTATAATGAAAGGTTTTTGTGTCCCTACGTCCCCAGCATGGAGGGGGTGTAACCTTCGTGTTTAATTGTTTTTTTGCCGTGGACTCAAAAGCGACTCCGAATATCCATCCGCAAACAACGCGGGTTGACCGCCCGTGTGCCAGAACAAAACCGTCTCGTCCTTTTTGAAAAATCCATTGCGGACGAGGTCGATCATCCCCGCCGCGGCGCGCCCTGTATAAACGGGATCCAGCAGCAAGCCTTCGTGACGCGCGAACAGGTTGATGGCTTCGCGCTCCCCTTCCCCAAACACACCATAGCCCGCCTGGCAATACTTGTCATTGGCGAGAACATCATCACGGGTGAAGTTGATACGCCCACCAAGTTTCTCGCCGGCTTGCGATGCCAATTTAGAGACATGATCTTTCAAATCGTCCTCTGTTTCGTCAATGCTGATTCCCAGTATTTTGCCCTTGAACCCAAACAAGCGCCGACCCAACACCAGTCCTGCGTGTGTCCCGCCTGAGGATGTGCCGAAGACGATCCAATCCGCGTGGACGTTTTGCCCCATGAATTCTTCCACCGCAAAGGCATAACCCAACGCGCCTGTCGGGCTGGAGCCGCCATACGGGACGAGATAGGGTTTCTTCCCTGCTGCAACGGCATCATCGAAGGTCTTTTGCAAGGTCTGGTCGCGGAAGGCGCGGTCTTCGACGGTGATGATCTCCGCGCCGAAGAGTCCATCCAGCAGGAGATTGGCGGATGACTGTTTTGGCTTCTCGCCCGTCAGCACCAGTTTGCACTCGAAGCCGTATCGCGCCGCCGCCGCCGCGGTCTGACGGCAGTGATTGGACTGCATCGCCCCGCCCGAAATGAGCAAATCCGCACCCTGCTCGCGGGCTTCAGCAATGATGAATTCCAATTTGCGGGTTTTGTTCCCGCCGAACGCCAGCCCGGTCTGGTCATCGCGTTTGACGAGAATGCGCGGTCCATTTAAGGCTTTGGACAAATTAGGCAGTTCTTCAATTGATGTGGGAAGATGGGCAAATCTTAAGCGCGGAATATTCATAAAACGCTCTATTCGCTCTTGCTGTCGTTTTTTGATACAGCAGAACGCCGCGCAAGGATACGATGCGTCACTGCCCCGGAAATCACAGCCGCCACATATGCAATAAAAACTCCAATGATGGGGACAACAAAGATTAATATGATTGTCCCACCAGACTCACCCGCGACAGACAATAGCGGGAGAAGAAATAAAACACTGACAGCAACGCACAACAAAGGAAACACCAGAAAACCGATCAAACCCACCACACTGCAAGATAACACCCCAAACCCCGCATTGCGAACAGCACCGCTTTCATTCGCACTTCGATATGCCGACCGTCCGCTAAAGAACCCTGCAACACCGCCGAATAATAAAGAAATTAAAAGCGACAATATGCCTAAAATGAGCATAATCGCTTCGAAAGAGTAACTTGCGGTAGAGTAAATATAAGAATCTACAACGTTAAGTAAGAAGAAGGAAACAATAAAAGTTACAGGAAAAACAACAATCAATGTCAACAAACCGTAGCCAATCCCTATCCCAATTCCAAAAGGTAGGAATTTTTTCTCAGGTTTCTCCTGCGAAGACGAAGAAGGGACGGGAGCAGAACTTTCCATGGGTACACCTCCAATATCAAAGAATGAGATAAAGTCGGATTGTAACACCATGAAGCCCAGTCGACATGAACTCGCTCGAACCTACTCTATTCCGCACTAATCTGCCGGCGTGTATTCTCTTTTCCTCTTGACCTCATAAAATTCAACACCCGCGGCATCACATCTGAGTACATCGAATACCAGAACTTGCTGGGCGCAAAGTCATACGCGCCGAGCGTGCGCACTACGTCACCGCCCAAACCCTCCTTGAAGCGGTATACGCCCCACATTGAGTCGCTATCATCGAAAACATCCGGCGCGCCCCACAGGTCGTAGGTCAAACAGCCGCGCGCCTTGGCAAGTTTCATCGCTTCCCATTGCAAGAGATAGGTCGGCATCTTCTCGCGGTGGACACCCCGCGACATGCCATACACATAATACGCACGCCCTGCGAACATGAAGAGGAAGATTGCGGCGACAGGCTCCCCATCCACTTCGGCAATCAAGGGGACGGTGGACGGTTGACGGTGGACGGTGTTCGCCATAAAAGTTTTCCAGACTGTCATGTAATA of Anaerolineales bacterium contains these proteins:
- a CDS encoding acetate--CoA ligase family protein, translating into MDTSLLPFFDPKGIVILGASTSPEKLGYGVARNLIQSAYNGAIHLVAQKSGEVFEKTIHTSLQDIPDPLDLAILLVPTSATPRAIQDCAERGIKAAIIVSAGFREVGAEGAKLEQQCMDIARAHGMRLLGPNCIGTIDTHLPLDTTFLQPPMPEKGGIGFLSHSGAFAAAIVDWARGQDFGFSRIVSLGNQADVNETDMLPMLADDPHTNVIVMYMESIPDGRRFVKTASDVAKQKPVIALKVGRFEAGQKAAASHTGALAASDTAFDAAFEKAGVLRAETAGQMFDWARALENCPLPRGNRIGILTNAGGPGVIAADALEREGLVLAHLNDSTLEALSALLPPAANIHNPVDMLASASPGHYAECLNILLKDEDVDAVMVVLPPPPMFKAEEVAKALNEVIGKFGKPVVIALLGSRLVEKAAATFASSKVMTYPFPEQAASALGALARRAEFIKHKWHDPHSGGFAVQRKYPLTINHVFDTEELMNVYGIPTEPIKLARNEAEAIGIANELGYPVVMKIASPDILHKSDVGGVLLNIKDASVLQSGYAQMMKRIEKLIPPPGIEGVHIQRQIVEGQEVIVGMVRDKQFGPLMMFGSGGVEVEGLKDVAFCLGPLNQVEAESMMRRTWAGRKLKGFRNIPPVDQEAVRDVLIKLSRLAHEHDEIEEIEINPLRVLAKGALAVDIRVKHVALP
- a CDS encoding dodecin family protein encodes the protein MAESVYKVIELVGTSTESWEKAAAAAVERAAQSLRELRVAEIVELDMVIEDGKVATYRAKVKVSFKYESGG
- a CDS encoding DUF1330 domain-containing protein, whose protein sequence is MTAYVVVDIDVTDPKGYEEYKRLAPPAVELYGGSYIARGGQTETLEGEWSPKRLVILQFESIQQAKKWLNSSEYSGARELRHTYATSNMVVVEGV
- a CDS encoding serine hydrolase, translated to MNQLETFLSQFKGQTISIAVHDLETETDILINADEMMHPASTMKVTVMMEVFRQAGAGLLSADERLTILNSFKSIADGSGYTLEEADDSEPTLYKRIGETETIRELNRLMIVRSSNLAANLLMERVGTSRVDAFIKELGIADMAVIRGLEDKKAQRLNINNSASAHSSTHLLRLIAEGRLISREACDEMIEVMSGQAFNESIPALLPADVKVAHKTGWSDDFFHDVGIVFPSARRPYIISLFTRGFSEDKDAHHCMAQISKIIYEGIV
- a CDS encoding MOSC domain-containing protein; the protein is MITVSDLTHYPIKACRGFNVRASNVERMGLEHDRRMMVVTPDGGFLTQREHPRLALVTPTLRNDSLTLSAPNFDSLQIGIRKSGTPTLVDIWASKDVHAIDQGDQSAAWFSDWLGISVRLVHFADGFKRRLNPDYAINYDDHTGFADGYPILIISEESLQDLNSRLDLHVPMNRFRPNLVVKGCEPFAEDLWKRIKINGIEMALVKPCARCVVTTIDKESLERNKEPLKTLGDYRKRDGGAMFGVNVIPLSEGNLEIGMEVEILE
- a CDS encoding D-cysteine desulfhydrase family protein, encoding MNIPRLRFAHLPTSIEELPNLSKALNGPRILVKRDDQTGLAFGGNKTRKLEFIIAEAREQGADLLISGGAMQSNHCRQTAAAAARYGFECKLVLTGEKPKQSSANLLLDGLFGAEIITVEDRAFRDQTLQKTFDDAVAAGKKPYLVPYGGSSPTGALGYAFAVEEFMGQNVHADWIVFGTSSGGTHAGLVLGRRLFGFKGKILGISIDETEDDLKDHVSKLASQAGEKLGGRINFTRDDVLANDKYCQAGYGVFGEGEREAINLFARHEGLLLDPVYTGRAAAGMIDLVRNGFFKKDETVLFWHTGGQPALFADGYSESLLSPRQKNN